CACTTCTAATATAAGAGAACTCGAGGGGGCTTTTACTCGTGCTGTTGCATTTGCCTCGATAACTGGGTTGCCAATGACAGTGGAATCAGTAGCACCTATGCTTGACCCTACTGGACAAGGAGTAGAAGTTAAGCCTAAACAAGTACTTGAGAAAGTGGCTGAGGTTTTCGGAGTCACTGAGGAGGAGATGCGTAGTCCAAGTAGACGTAGGCCTGTTAGTCAGGCAAGACAGGTAGGTATGTATCTCATGCGTCATGGAACAGATTTAAGTCTTCCGCGTATTGGAGAGTCTTTTGGTGGGAAAGATCATACAACAGTCATGTATGCCATTGAACAAGTAGAAAAGAAATTATCAAGTGAGCCTCAATTAGCAAGTCAAGTTCAAAAAGTAAAGGATCTTCTTCAGATTGATTCACGAAAACGTCGTTGAATTTAAGATTTTATAGTTAGAGGGAATTTATTTATACAAAAACTGAGTAGGGTTTTGATCAAGTCTATTTCTTGTAGGTATTTCTGGACCTAGATCACTACCATCAATATTTGCTGTGCGTTCAAGAGCTTGTCTCAACAATCTTCCCGATAATAAAGGCATATCTCTTGGGACTGAAATTCTATCTCGGAGGTAACGTAATGCAGAGGCACTATTTTTCTCTGGAGTGCAATCTTTTTTTGAAATCATTGAAGTTAAGGCTGCTCTCAATGGCTGATCGAATAATTTATCTTTCATTGGGTTAACAGCAATGATTTTTTCTTTGTGTTTTATAACTCTTTCTAAAGCTAATGCCTCAAATTGTTGTTCTGACTTTTGATGAATTTTGAAATCTACTAGTTCTAAATGTCCTAGTCCAGAACCAATATCAATTTCGTGGCTATATAATTGTTGTTTCGCATTGGAATAAGTAAAGCAACCTCCCATTTGAGGAGGTAAATCATGAGCATGAGTGTGAAAATCTCCTTGAGTTCCTCTATATTCCTCAAGTTTTTCAAGATTTTCAAGCCATGTATTTATAAAAGGGTGTTCTTCTCTTAATGAATACCCTTTGTAGTACGCCAATGAGGCATTCATTCTTTCAACGTATGGAATAAAAATAACATCTGCTGATCCAGGCGTTTCACCATTTACTGTTGAGATTGGTGTTAGCCATCCTGAAGCATTTTTTTGTAGTTCTTTTTCAAATTTTTTTGCAATATTTTTGAAATTCTCTTTCTTTTGTACTTCTTGGGCTTGAAAAAGAGAGTTGCGACACAACCAATTACACCAAGATGAGAATAATTCTCTTTCAAGTCTTCTATTCTCTAAGACTTTCTTCTCGTTAAGCGATTGACCTAGAGGCCCATAAATTTCTTCTAACACAAATAGGATCTCATCACTTTCTGTGAATACATGATTTTCAATTTCTATTGCGGGGAGCATTCCTGAGGGCACTTTTTTTAAATACCATCTTTCCTTTTCTCCGTAGCAACGCATGGTTACTTTTTTAATCCGGTAAGGAATTTTTTTAAGCTCTAACCAAATCCAAACTTTTTGGCAATAAGGACACCAAGCATGATTGTCTCTGTAAAGAGTAACAATTGCTTCGGACTCATCTTTATTAAAAAGACGAAGTGAGGAATATGGGTTGTTGAACCCATTGATTTGATCAATGGGTTCGGCTGCATATATTGCTAATTCTTCCCAACTCATTGCATTTCTGGTTGGATTCATTTATTTCAACGAGAATAGAGAAATAATACTAGGTTGCAAAATTGAAAAGATCTTTTGATTTGATTGTCATTGGTGCAGGATCCGGTGGATTAGCTGCTGCAAAGAAAGCAGCCAGTTATGGAGCATCTGTAGCGATCGTCGAGGGCGATCTTGTCGGAGGGACGTGTGTAATAAGAGGTTGTGTTCCTAAAAAATTATTAGTTTGTGGCTCTTCTCTCCTAGAGAGCTTTTTGTCTGCACCATCTTATGGTTTTGATTTTAATAGTTTAAAGATCAAGTCAGAGACTTTATTAGCTAATGTTCGAAAGGAAGTGCAAAGGCTGAATGAATTACACGAGAATTTTTTAAATAAGGCTAATGTTGAGCTTTTTAAAGGTTGGGGTGAGTTTAAAAATTCAAATTGTATCGCAATTAAAAATCGAATAAATGGAGAGACTTTAAATGAACTTGATGGAGAAAGAATTTTGATTGCAGTGGGAGGCAGACCTCAAAAACCAAATATCGAGGGTGCCTCTTTAGGTTGGACAAGTGATGATATGTTTCTTCTCAAAAGCTTTCCGAAAAAAATTACAATTGTTGGTGCAGGCTATATTGCTTGCGAATTTGCATGCATATTGCACGGTTTAGGTGTTGAGGTTACTCAATTAGTTAGAGGTGATCAGATTTTAAGAGGATTTGACTTTGAACTTTCTTCAGCACTAACCGAGGCAATGAAAAATAAAGGAGTTAACATAAACTTTGGTGAGAATATTTCTTCACTAAAAGGAACTCCTGGAGCTTTAATTATAAAAACAAATACAGGTAAAGAGTTTGACTCGAATGGATTGCTTTTCGCTACTGGTAGAAAGCCATTTTTAGAGGGGTTGAAGTTAGAACAAGCGGGTATAGAAACTCTTGAAAATAAAATTAAAGTTGATAGTGAAAGTAAAACAAATATTTCTAATATCTTTGCTATTGGAGATGTAACTGACAGGATCAACTTGACACCTGTAGCAATTGATGAGGGTAGAAAGTTTGCTGATAGAAATTATGGCAAATCAGCTCAAAAGGTTAACTATGATTTTGTTCCTTATGCTGTATTTAGTCAGCCTGAAATAGCTTCTGTTGGCATAACTGAAGAGAAGGCTATCCAGTCGTTGGGAAAAGATAATATGGAAGTATATAAATCAATATTTAGACCCTTATCTAAATCATTGCCAAAGACTGGTCCTAAATGTATTTTAAAGCTAATAGTTGATAAAAATAATAATAAAGTTTTGGGATGTCATATGATTGGTGACAATGCATCAGAGATTATTCAGATGGCATCAATCTCACTAATGCTAGGAGCTAAAAAATCTGATTTTGATAATACAATGGCATTGCATCCTACAATAGCCGAGGAATTCGTGACAATGAGATGATTTATATAAAGGCATTAGTTATTAGAACTTTTTCTTATCCTTAACCAGTAAGCAATTGTCTTATATATAATCATTACTATTGATAATGATATGGCTATAAAAACTAATTCTTTGAATGCTGAATGTAAAGTTGGTAGAGTTAGAGGTATTATTTTGTCTGCAATGTAAAGCATATATAATCCTAATAAAACACCACCTTCTCCTCTACTTATTATTCCTTTTGTCCAAAAAATTGGCATGCACGCAAATGTAGTAATTACCATGATAGGAATATCCTTAGTTATAAGTAAATTCTCAACCACTAAACCACTGCCTCCAGATAATACAGAACAGCTACCTAAAACTAGTAATTGATTTAATAAACAACTTCCAATTACGTTGCCTATTGCTAGATCAGTTTGACCACGAATAGCAGCCACTAGTGACGTAATCAACTCAGGTAAAGAGGTGCCCAGCGACACTATCGTTAACCCAATTATGGCTTCGCTTACACCTAATAATCCTGCAATTGTAGATGCGCCTTCTATTAACAGCCTTGATCCAAGAGTTAGCAAGAAAATACCACCTAATAATTTCATGCCTGCATTTAATAAACTTGTTGAGTCTTTTTCTATATTGATTTCTGGCTCTGCTTCTTGGGTTTTTGAGGCTCCTCTCTTGCTGTGCGAATTTCCCAAGTGGTATTTATTATCAGCGCAACTATCAAAGCTACTCCAAATTGCCAAGTTATCAGCTCTGATGCGGCCATACCCCAAACGGCAGTTGAGACTGCTAAAAGAAGAGGAATGTCTCTCCTTACAAGACGACTTTCAACTCTTAAAGGTCGTAAAAGAGCACTTCCTCCTAGAACTACCATCACATTGAAAATATTGCTGCCAACAATGTTGCTCAAAGCCAGACTATCTGATCCAGTGAGGGAGGAGTTAACACTCACAAATAGTTCAGGTGCACTTGTACCGAGAGATACTATTGTTAAACCAATAACTAGTTGAGGGATCCCAAGGATTAAGGCTAAAGCGACAGATCCTTGAATAAAGAACTCCCCACCGCTAAAAAGTAAAAGTATCCCAGTAATAAGCTCTAAAAATGACAATAATGTTAATGGCATATTGAGTAATTTATGGAGAAACTAAATTAGTGAATTAATTTATATTATTTTCATTTGGTATTATCTTAATATCTTAGCCCTTTATTGATACTTGAAGACTTATAGATCAAGGTTGCATAAGATATACATTGAAAAAGCTTTAATCCTGTGATTGCTTCTGTTAATCAAATCTCATTATTAAAGCCGGATGATTGGCATCTGCATTTGAGAGATGGAAAGATTCTTAAAGGTGTTTTAAGTCATACAGCAGATGTGTTTTGTCGTGCAATCATCATGCCTAATCTTGATCCGCCAATAACTACTTTAAGCCAAGCACAAGAGTATAAAAAAAGAATTATCCAGTCTATCCCTGAAGGTATTTCTTTTACCCCATTAATGACAGCGTATCTTACAGATGATATGCCTGCGGAGGTCTTAGAGAGAGGATTTAGAGAAGGTGTCTTCCATGGAGCAAAGCTCTATCCAGCTAATGTGACAACTAATTCCTCGTATGGGGTTACAGATATAAGTAAAGTCGTCAATTTATTTGAGACGATGGAAAGAATTGGTATGCCATTATTGATTCATGGAGAAGTGACCGATTTCAATGTTGATGTATTTGATAGAGAAGCTGTTTTTATTGAGCGTCACCTTGAACCATTATTACGAAGATTTTCTTCACTTAAAGTGGTTTTAGAACATATCACGACCATTGATGCAATTGACTTTGTAGAAAACAGTGAGTTTGATATAGCCGCTACAATCACACCTCATCATCTACATATCAATCGAAATGCAATGTTCAATGGTGGGTTAAGGAGTGATTTTTATTGCTTACCCACAGCCAAACGTGAAATTCATCGTATTGCTCTAAGACAAGCGGCTACTAGCGGTAAACCTTGCTTTTTCCTCGGAACTGATTCAGCACCTCATACCCGTAGATTTAAGGAAAGCTCATGTGGATGTGCGGGGATCTTTAATGCCCCTTTCGCTTTGGAAAGCTATTTAAAAGTTTTCGAAGAAGAAAATGCCCTAGATAGGTTTGAAGCTTTTTCAAGTATCAATGGAGCAACTTTTTATGGATTACCTTTAAACACAGAGAGAATAACATTAGTTAAAAAAAATATTTCCGTACCTCAAATGATTGACGTTGGACTAGATGGTGATCCCAATGATTTTGTAAAACCATTTCATTCAGGAGAAACTCTTGGCTGGGTAGTAAAGGATGTTAGTGAGATTGGTGAATGAGTCTTCCAATAATTATTTAACTCTAGATATTCTTAAGAGTACTGATTTAAGCACATACGTTTACGCTAATATGTGAATGGCTTAGAGTTGAATCTCTAGCATTGTGATAACCCTTGCTATCACTGGGGAGTGTGGCGGAATTGGTAGACGCACCAGACTTAAAATCTGTTGGCCGCTTTTTGGCCGTGGGGGTTCAAGTCCCCCCACTCCCATGATCTTTTCTATCTCGATTGTGTGTTTAGTCCCTTTTGGCTTAATGGGAGCGGTTAATCCGATAATTACATTATCTGCTTATGTGGTATTGGGAGGGGTGTATTTATTGGTAGTTCCTTTATTTCTTTTTTATTGGATGAATAATCGTTGGAATGTTATGGGAAAGTTAGAACGCCTTTTTATATATGGACTTGTGTTTCTTTTCTTTCCTGGAATGGTTTTGTTTGCACCGTTTCTTAATTTAAGAATGAATGGAAAAGAGGAGTCTTGAACTTTGACAAGAGCACAGGTTTTTCAAATAGGTTTGCTTGTTTTTGTTTTAGGCGGCTTGGGATATGAAGTGTTTCAGTTACTTGGATTTGAATCAATATCAGCTGGTATTGCAGCGCAGTCAATATTAATTTTAATTATTTTTGCATGGACCGCCTCTTACCTATTCAGGGTTTTTTCTGGGAATATGACTTTTATGGAGCAAAGGAAAAGATACAGAGAGGCTTATGAAAAATTGACTGATGAAAAAATTAGAGAAAAGTTTGAGGCTATGACAGAAGAAGAAAAAACTGAATTACTAAAAACCGTTGAGGAAGAAAGTATTGAACAAACTTAAGTTTTAATTACGAAATCTCAATAATTTTTTACTCTTAGGGATATAAAAATGATAAAAAAGATAGATACCCAAGGCTTAAAACATTGAAAAGTACAAATATTAGTAGGTCTTTTTCCAAAATAAAAAAGGAGAAAAGAATTGCATTAATGCCTTTCCTTATGGCAGGTGACCCTGATTTGGAAACCACAGCAAAGATTCTGTTAGAACTTCAGAAAAATGGTGCTGACATGATTGAGCTAGGCATTCCATATAGTGATCCCTTAGCAGATGGACCGATTATTCAATTAGCGGCTTCCCGAGCTCTCTCTGCGGGAACTTCTCCTGACAGGGTTTTCAAAATGTTGTCTGAATTGAGAGATCAATTGACAATACCAATAATTTTATTTACTTATTCAAATCCACTTATTAATAAAGGTCTGGAAGAATTTTGCTTACAAGCTTCAAAAGTAGGTGTTTCAGGACTTGTTGTACCGGATCTTCCATTAGAGGAAGCAGAAAAACTTTCTGACATAGCTGAATCTAAAGAAATGGATTTGGTTTTACTTGTCGCGCCTACAACACCCAAGGATCGTATGAAAAAAATTGCCGCGACATCTAATGGATTTACTTATCTTGTTAGTGTTACTGGGGTAACAGGAGAAAGGTCGTCACTAAAAGATAATGTTGGCTCTCTTGTTAAACAACTAAAACACTCTTCATCTAGCCCAATTGCTGTGGGTTTTGGGATCTCGGAGGTGAAGCATATTCAACAAGTTCGAGAATGGGGCGCTGATGGAGCAATTGTTGGTAGTGCTTTAGTTAAAAGAATTGCTAATGCCTCTATCGGAATGAAAGTGGAAGAAGCTGGTTCTTTTTGTAAAGAACTAAGAGCCGCAACTAATTAATATTTTTTTAAATATCAACAGATCAAGCTGAATTTTGAATTCTTTTTTATGTTTTATCTTGAGTGATATTGTCTTCTTTTACTATTAAAATCATGGATCAATTTGTCCTTTGGGGATCTTATTGTGAAGATGCTCTAATAAAGAGAACACCTTTTAGGGATGAGCATCTTCAAAGGCTCTCATTACTTAAGGAAAAAGGTATATTAATAACATTAGGACCGACGAAATGTAATAAATATGTGTTTGGTATATTTAAATCTGAGGACATTGAAAATATCAGACGTCTTATCAAAGAGGACGTTTACTGGAGAGAAGGAATATGGACTGATTTTGAAATTTACTCATGGATCCAAGCTTTTTGAGATTGTTTCCAGACCCAATTGGCTACAATTTGATCGCCATTTTCTCCTAGTTCATTTTCATAACCACTCATTATTCCTAACCCTTGTCTTGCTATCTTCGCTATGGCTTCTGGATTGTCAATTCCATTACGCTTTAAGGATGACATCTTCAAATTCTTTGATCTTCTAATTATGTTCCCGCCATTAGTGTGACATCCAGCACAGTTGTTTTTGAAAAGATTTTTCCCTAAATCTTCCTCAAAAGCATTTAGCGCTTTCGGCAGACTTAAATAAAAAAATATGCAAGAAAAACTGATTAGAAAAAAAACTATTAATTTTCTTTTCATAGTCTTGTAAAGCTTATTTGTCGAAATTAATTTTTGAAAGGTCCTCACAAATTTCGTCAAGAAGATCAAGTTGTCCAGAAGAATTTATATCAAAACTCTTCTTCATTTTCCCACTCCCCCCTTTTCTCCATAACTCTTCAACTTCACAAAGTCGATTTGCAATTTTTGGAATTCCACCAGAGTTATAATCTTTTTTTAAAGATTCAATTAAAATTGACATTCTTGCTGAAGGGAGATTAAGACTTTGGCAAAGTTCTGATTGGGTTCTGCCCGTCTGCTTCAACCAATCTTTGATAAGGAGTATTAAATTTTCTTCGATATCTTTTGACCAAAGATGTTTGATCATAGTGGGAACCACTTATCCAGCTTAGATTTGGCTCTGAATTTTATTTCTGGAGTAATGTGATGTTGCCAAAGACCAATTACAGCTGTTAGGGCGACAAAATCATCGCTAAAACCTGAGGCAGGAATAAAGTCGGGAATTAAATCAACAGGAACAATTAAATAAGTAAGTGCTCCCATTATGGATAATCTCACTTGGGGAGGAGTTGAATTATCCATGATAAGTTCAAACCCTTCTAAGGCGGGCTGTGCAATCGCTCTGCCTGCTTTTAATAGGATCTTTTTTAGTACGCCCTCGTCGACAACAGAACTTTCAAGTACTTCTGCTTCAAATACTTCTTTATTTGAGTTTCTTGAACTAACCACAATTAAATACGAGTCTCTAAAAGACCACTTTGAATACCTGTCTTCCTTAGTTTCCTTAATGCACGTTGAACTACTTGTCTGCAATATTCCCTGCTGCAATTCATTTGTCTGGCTACTTCCGCTAGCGTCCTCCATTCATTAGATCCATCTAGGCCAAATCGAAGACTTAGTATGGTTCTCTCTTTGGGTGTGAGATTTGATTTATCCAATAACGACCAAGCTGAGGCACTTCTCTCGGCTAATTCGGCTAGTTCCATAGGAGGAACTTCCTCACTTGGAAGAATATCGACAAGCTCCGAAGGATCTGCTTTGGACTTTACTGCACCTTGCAAACTTACTGTGATACTTCTCAGCTCGCATGCAAGTAATTCTTCTACTTCCTCTAAAGGAATTTTCATTTGTGTGGCTATTTGGTTGGTTGAAGGATGAACCCCAAGTTCTTGCATTAGTCGAGACTTTGCGGAACGAAGCTTCGTTAGCTTTTCATTTATGTTTACAGGGATTCTTATAGTTCTACTTTGAGTTGACAGTGCTCTATTTAATCCTTGCCTAATCCACCAGTAAGCGTAAGTTGAAAATCGATGCCCCCTTTTTGGATCGTATTTCTCAACAGCTCTTGTTAACCCTAAGGTGCCTTCCTGAATCAAATCAAGAAGGTCCAGACCTTTCCCTTGATATCGCTTCGCTAAATTTACAACAAGCCTCAAATTTGCAGTGATCATTTGATTCTTGGCACGCTCGCCTGCCTTAAGAGTTTTCTTCTCTGCGTTTGAATATTTGCACGCTGGCCCATTACCTCCAGCTTGTTGGCAGCGCTCATTAAGTGCAACCATGGCTTGAACTTCTCTACCCATCGTGAGCTCTTGCTCTGGTGTGAGCAATTCGTGTCTTCCTATTTCTCCAAGAAAGTCGCTTAATGAACTCACGATTTATTCCTCCTTATTTTAACAACCTAGAGAAAAATTGTTTACTTTCAATAGGCGTAATAAAGTGTTCGGAATTTATTATTTATCCTTTATCTATTCTTAATGCCTTCACTAGGTCAATTAAGCCAAAGGAAGTTTTTTATATTTTTCACTTGGCACCTTAAAAATGCGTTTCAATAAATTATTTTTTAATAAAAATATCTCAAAACCCACTGATGTTAATGAAATATTTAAAGTAGAATTTTGATCTATAAAATTCTTGAAAGATTTTTTAGTCTCGAAAAATTATCTTTAAGTACCACTCCTGTTTTTATTAAACGATAAAATACCAAAGATTTAAGAAAATCGGTTGATTTGTTTTTTTTCTCTTTCAAGACTTTTTATTAATTTAATCTTTTGTCTTTGTACCAAAGAAACTCTTTTATAAGCAAGAAAATAATATAAGGGTTGGTTCATTTGTTATTGATTTCTTCTGGGAGCACCTCTTCTTTTTACTAAAACTTTCAGAACGTCTTCCCAAGAAACGTTTTGATGGGCTAAAGAAACTTGCATATGGAAAAGTAGATCTGCAGCCTCATTAGCAACTGAAATAGGATTTTTATCTTTACAAGCCATAATAAATTCGGCTGTTTCTTCGCCAATCTTTTTTAGGATCTTATTATCGCCTTCCTTAAGAAGAGTATTTGTATAGCTTCCCTCCTCAGGATTACTCTTACGACTCTCTATGACTTTGAATAATTCACTACAAGCATCAGATGGAGGGTAAAGAACGTCTTCATTTGTTTCTAAATCTTTAAAGAAACAACTTCTTTTTCCTGTATGGCATGCGATTGAACCAATTTGCTCAATTGATAAAAGTATTGTATCTGAATCGCAATCAGTCCTAATTCCTTTCAATTTTTGAAAATGTCCGCTCGTTTTTCCTTTGTGCCAAAGCTCTTTCCTTGAACGACTCCAATAGTGAACTTCACCAGACTCTAATGTTTTTGTAATGGATTCTTTATTCATCCATGCCATCATTAAAATTGAGCCATCGACCCAATCTTGGGCTATGGCTGGGATCAAGCCGTTTTGATCAAAATGAAGATTATCTATAAAAAGCATTTTTAATTAAGCCAATTAGGCTTTTTAACTGTAATTATTTAAATTTAATCCTCTATTGCTTTTTTATTCATCTTTTTATGACGATTAAAGATATTCCATTTAATTGCTCAAAGCATTTTAAAGACTATCCATGTTCTCACCGTCAATGGAAACATAAAGGACACTGTCATTATGTTCATGGATACAGTCGAAGCTTTACCTTTTTCTTTGCCTCAAAAAAACTTGATGAAAATGGCTTCGTTGTCGATTTCTCAAGTCTGAGATCTTTGGAAGAGCAGTTGAAAGATCATTTTGATCATACTTTCCTAGTCAATTTTGATGATCCTCTTCTTGAAACATGGAAAGAGCTTCACTCTAAAGAAGTACTTGATCTTAGAGTTATGAACAATGTTGGTATGGAATCAACTGCTGAATTAGTGTGGGGATGGGCTAATGATTTATTATTTTCAAGAGAGAAAGGTAGATCTTGTTGTTGGAAAGCAATAGCACATGAAAATGATTTTAATTCTGCTAGTTATACCCTCCTCCCTGAGTGGTTCAATCCTTAATGCAGTAAGACTTCTTGTTGAAATAGAATTATCGTTTTCAGTTTTTTAGTTGAAAATTAATTTTGATTCTTTAATCTCTATCTTTATAGTGCTTCCTTCTTTATATTTGCCTTTAAGAATATATTTTGCTATTTCACTTTCTAATTCTTTTTGAATAACTCTTTTTAAGGGCCTAGCACCATAGCTTGGGTTGTATCCAATTTCAGTAATCAAAGATAGGACATTATCATCAATTTCAAGCTCGATTCCTTTGGCTTCCAACCTTTCTCTCAAACGGTTTAATTGTAAATCGACTACTTTAAGTAGAGTTTCTTTTTTAAGCGGATCAAAATTAATTATTTCATCAAGCCTGTTTAGGAACTCAGGCCTGAAATATGATTTCAGTTCTTGATTAATAAGTTCATCTATATTTGTCGACGGATTATTGGTTACATCATTTTCAGAGATTAATTCGCTTCCCAAATTACTGGTGAGAATAATAATAGTGTTTTTGAAATTTGTTGTTCTTCCTTGGCCATCAGTTACTCGGCCTTCGTCAAGAATCTGTAGCAATACATTGAAAACATCTTTATGTGCTTTTTCAATTTCATCGAAGAGCAAAACGCAGTAAGGTTTTCTTCTGATTGCTTCTGTTAATTGTCCACCTGCTTCGTAGCCAACATAACCAGGAGGAGCGCCAATTAAGCGACTTATAGAGTGCTTTTCCATATATTCAGACATGTCTATTCTAATTAAGGCATTTTCACTATCAAAAAGTTGAGAAGCCAAAGCTTTAGACAATTCTGTTTTCCCCACGCCTGTTGGTCCTAAAAATAAAAAACTTGCGATTGGTCTGCTTGGATCACTAAGTCCTGTTCTAGATCTTTGTATTGCAGATGATATTGATTGAACGGCTTTATTTTGACCAATAACTTTTTTTTGAAGCTTAGATTCAAGATTGAGTAATTTTTCAATTTCAGTTTGAGCAAGTCTTTTAACTGGGATAGATGTCCACTTTGCAATTATTTCAGCTACATCATCGGCTACGACCTCTTCTCTCAAGAGAGATTTCTCGGCATTTTGAGAGGAGTTTTTTAAATTAAGTTCTTTAGATTTTAAATTTTGTTGATAATTCACAAGGGTGCCGTATTCAAGTTCAGCAGCCCTATTGAGATCATAATTCCTTTTTGCTTTTTCTATTTCTAGTTGTACTTTCTCTATTTCTTCTTTAAGTGTTGAAATTTCTTTGATTGATTCTTTCTCTTTTTTCCATTTCTTGTTTACATCCATTTGATTTTTAGTTAATAAAGCTAGTTCTGTAGTAATTAATTCGAGTCTCTCTTTACTTGAATTATCTGACTCACCTTCCAAAGACAATTTCTCCATCTCAAGTTGGATGATTTTTCTATCAATCTCATCAATTTCTTCTGGTTTTGATGTTATTTCCATCTTTAAACGTGAGGCTGATTCATCGATTAGATCTATAGCTTTATCAGGTAAAAACCTTTCGGGTATATACCTATCACTCAATATCGCCGCGGCTATTAGAGCGTTATCAGAGATACGAACACCATGATGGACTTCATATCTTTCTTTTAGTCCACGTAAGATCGAGATCGTATCTTGAACAGAGGGTTGTTTTACAAGTATTTGCTGAAATCTTCTTTCCAGAGCAGGGTCTTTCTCAAAATTTTCTTTATGTTCATTGATTGTTGTTGCTCCAATACATCTCAGTTCACCTCTGGCAAGCATTGGCTTTAGGAGATTACTAGCATCCATTGCACCACCACTCGCTCCTGCTCCGACGACAGTATGTATTTCATCAATGAACAAAATTATTTTTCCTTCTGAATCTGTGACATTTTTAAGAACTGACTTAAGTCTTTCTTCAAATTCACCACGGAATTTTGCTCCTGCTATTAATGCTCCCATGTCTAAGGAAATTAGTTGACGGTCTTCAAGGGCTGTAGGAACATCTCCGTTGATAATTCTTTGTGCTAAACCTTCAATAATTGCTGTTTTACCTACGCCAGCTTCCCCAATT
This is a stretch of genomic DNA from Prochlorococcus marinus str. MIT 0912. It encodes these proteins:
- the hisIE gene encoding bifunctional phosphoribosyl-AMP cyclohydrolase/phosphoribosyl-ATP diphosphatase HisIE, encoding MLFIDNLHFDQNGLIPAIAQDWVDGSILMMAWMNKESITKTLESGEVHYWSRSRKELWHKGKTSGHFQKLKGIRTDCDSDTILLSIEQIGSIACHTGKRSCFFKDLETNEDVLYPPSDACSELFKVIESRKSNPEEGSYTNTLLKEGDNKILKKIGEETAEFIMACKDKNPISVANEAADLLFHMQVSLAHQNVSWEDVLKVLVKRRGAPRRNQ
- a CDS encoding 6-carboxytetrahydropterin synthase; the encoded protein is MTIKDIPFNCSKHFKDYPCSHRQWKHKGHCHYVHGYSRSFTFFFASKKLDENGFVVDFSSLRSLEEQLKDHFDHTFLVNFDDPLLETWKELHSKEVLDLRVMNNVGMESTAELVWGWANDLLFSREKGRSCCWKAIAHENDFNSASYTLLPEWFNP
- the clpB gene encoding ATP-dependent chaperone ClpB, which translates into the protein MKVNPDDFTDIAWQGIIDAKDLALNEKHQTLETEHLLWSLLKKNEIAIKAIERSGGSVKNLLIEIEEFIKNQPKMLKEQESIFFGKNISFSISRAKIIKQSFKDGFISSEHLVISLFDDERVCHRLLKQNQINKNSLLEAINSIRGDTKVTQKNAENSYEALQKYGLDLTSAARDGKLDPVIGRDEEIRRTIQILSRRTKNNPVLIGEAGVGKTAIIEGLAQRIINGDVPTALEDRQLISLDMGALIAGAKFRGEFEERLKSVLKNVTDSEGKIILFIDEIHTVVGAGASGGAMDASNLLKPMLARGELRCIGATTINEHKENFEKDPALERRFQQILVKQPSVQDTISILRGLKERYEVHHGVRISDNALIAAAILSDRYIPERFLPDKAIDLIDESASRLKMEITSKPEEIDEIDRKIIQLEMEKLSLEGESDNSSKERLELITTELALLTKNQMDVNKKWKKEKESIKEISTLKEEIEKVQLEIEKAKRNYDLNRAAELEYGTLVNYQQNLKSKELNLKNSSQNAEKSLLREEVVADDVAEIIAKWTSIPVKRLAQTEIEKLLNLESKLQKKVIGQNKAVQSISSAIQRSRTGLSDPSRPIASFLFLGPTGVGKTELSKALASQLFDSENALIRIDMSEYMEKHSISRLIGAPPGYVGYEAGGQLTEAIRRKPYCVLLFDEIEKAHKDVFNVLLQILDEGRVTDGQGRTTNFKNTIIILTSNLGSELISENDVTNNPSTNIDELINQELKSYFRPEFLNRLDEIINFDPLKKETLLKVVDLQLNRLRERLEAKGIELEIDDNVLSLITEIGYNPSYGARPLKRVIQKELESEIAKYILKGKYKEGSTIKIEIKESKLIFN